A window of the Marinitoga litoralis genome harbors these coding sequences:
- a CDS encoding ABC transporter ATP-binding protein — protein MEKIIEIKNLTKIYKNGIKALKNINLTINRGEKITIFGSNGAGKTTLIKTIGMFIIPDDGEIKIKGYDVKKESKQIKKLISIATSNERSFYYRLNLEENLNFFGMLNNLTGKELKKKVEKGLKEMGLYENRKIKYMEASTGMKRRLNLARALIKEAEIYLLDEPTNGVDIETKMKIYEIMEELSKNGKTIILASHDVSEIEKTDRIVVLKKGEITADIKTDELLEKTTRKNEERLLELIK, from the coding sequence ATGGAAAAAATAATAGAAATAAAAAATCTGACAAAGATATACAAAAATGGGATAAAAGCATTAAAAAATATAAATCTTACAATAAACAGAGGAGAAAAAATAACAATATTCGGCTCAAATGGAGCAGGAAAAACAACATTAATAAAAACAATAGGAATGTTTATAATACCAGATGACGGTGAAATAAAAATAAAAGGATATGACGTAAAAAAAGAATCAAAACAAATAAAAAAACTAATATCAATAGCAACATCAAATGAAAGGTCATTTTACTATAGATTGAATTTAGAAGAAAATTTAAATTTTTTTGGAATGTTAAATAACCTAACAGGAAAAGAATTAAAAAAGAAAGTAGAAAAGGGATTAAAAGAAATGGGGTTATATGAAAACAGAAAAATCAAATATATGGAAGCATCAACAGGAATGAAAAGACGATTGAATTTAGCAAGGGCATTAATAAAAGAAGCAGAAATATACTTATTAGATGAACCGACAAATGGAGTGGATATAGAAACAAAGATGAAAATATATGAAATAATGGAAGAATTATCCAAAAATGGAAAAACAATAATATTAGCAAGTCATGATGTAAGTGAAATAGAGAAAACCGATAGAATTGTGGTATTAAAAAAAGGAGAAATAACAGCAGACATAAAAACAGATGAATTACTGGAAAAAACAACAAGAAAAAATGAAGAAAGATTACTGGAATTAATAAAATGA